The Edaphobacter flagellatus sequence CAGCGAACGGAAGTTCATCCCCAGCGCATCCACCAGCAGCAGGCGACCGATAAGTGGCTCGCCGATACCGAGAATCAGCTTGATCGCCTCCGTCGCCTGGATTACGCCCAGAAGACCCGGAAGGATGCCAAGCACACCACCCTCAGCGCAGGAAGGAACGAGTCCTGGAGGTGGCGGCTCAGGATAAAGGCAGCGATAGCATGGGCCTTCCTCCGTGCCGAACACACTGGCCTGCCCCTCGAAACGGAAGATCGAAGCATACGCATTCGGCTTCTTCAGGATCACGCAGGCATCGTTCACTAGGTAGCGTGTCTGGAAGTTGTCCGTGCCATCGGCGATGACGTCGTAATCCTTGAAGATCTCCAGCGCATTCGCCGAAGTCAGCATCGTATTGTGCTTGATGATGTTGACGTTCTTGTTCAGCCCCTTCAACATCTCCTCAGCCGAATCGACCTTCAGCTTACCGACGGTCGACTGCGAGTGGATGATCTGCCGCTGCAAATTCGACTCATCAACCACGTCAAAGTCGATCAGCCCAATCGTGCCGACGCCAGCCGCCGTCAGATACAGTGCCAGCGGTGCGCCGAGGCCACCTGTACCGACGCAAAGAACACGGGCCGCCTTCAACTTCTGCTGGCCCTCCATCCCCACCTCAGGCAGAATCAGGTGGCGAGAGTAACGGGCAATCTCTTCATTGGTAAGCTTCGGGAGCTGTACGGCATCTTCAATCGCTGTGGGCATGGCTTTCCTTCAATGTTTCCTTAATTCTAGATGCAAAGTGGGCCAGAACGGCTCACAGACCGCAATCTCCGCCAAATCCTTGTCCATCTGCGTGTTATTGCAACGCACAAAGACACGAATCCTGAGCCTGATGAAGCTCGGAGCTACGTACTTGAATTGTCGAGGGGGAAACTAGAGGAGGGGACAACAGCTACAACAAAGAGAATTGCGCGAAGCGCGTACAGCAGAACCGCCGGCAATGGAGGGGATGATGGTCAACTCGTCGGTTGCGGCAACCTGAGTGGCGTCCTTCGAAGGAAGGTAGCGGAGGTCCTCGTCGTTGACGTAGACGTTGACGAACGAGCGAAGCTTGCCCTCGGTGTTGAAGAGCTGCTGCTTCAGTTCAGGGTATTCGGTAGTGAGCGCGGTAAAGACCTCGGCGACTGTCGTGCCGGGGACAGAAACCGTCTCTGCCCCGCCGGTGTAAGCGCGAAGCGGTGTCGGTATGTGAATGTTCATGCCTGACCTTTCTGTGGAGATATTCATACTGCAACGCCGATCTCGATCGGTTGATCGGCGAATTTTTTGTCTTCCTCATTCGTCCCTGTAAGAAGAAACGAATTCGTAATCGCGGCCTCGCCTTTCTCGACTGCCGTAATCACATACGAACAGCCGATCCAGTGGGCCTCCGCAAAATCCGTGGGCGACCACTGCGCCGGATGGTCCGGGTGCGAGTGATAGAAGCCAACAATGTCCAGCCCAAGACCACGAGCCTGTCTCTGAATCTTCACCAGTTCCTGCGGAGCGATGTTGTAGCGGTTATGCGCGGAATCGGTCCGGGTGTTTCCGGCACGAACAATCTGCACAACATGGTTGCCCTCGGCATCTGACTTGCCCAGAAGAACGCCGCAGCATTCATGCGGGTAAGTCTCCTCGCCGTGCGCGCGCATCGCTTCGTAATCGTTGTACTGAATATGCAGCATCGTGTTAGTCCTGCTCCTGCCAGAAATGTTCGCTCATATACTTCTCTGAAGAATCCGGCAGCACGGTAACAATCACGGCCTCGCGCCCTGCCTTCGCCTCCTGTCGCGCTACTTCAACCGCAGCCGCAACCGCTGCCGCAGCAGAGATTCCAACCAGCAGGCCATGCTTGCGCCCCAGCGTGCGAGCGAAGCGGTAGGCCACCTCGGTGTCCATGTCGATATTGGCATCAGCGAGCGCCGGATCATAGATCTTCGGCACGATGGCCGTCGCCATATGCTTCAGCCCCTCAAGGCCGTTGAAGGCCGAGTCCGGTTGCATCGAAATGCAACGAATCGCCGGGTTCAGCTCCTTCAGTCGCCGCGTCGTTCCCATAAACGTTCCCGACGTACCCAGCCCGGCAACGAAGTGCGTCACCTGCCCCTCGGTCTGCTCCCATATCTCGTTGGCTGTCGTGCGATAGTGCGCACGCCAGTTCTCGTCGTTCGAGTACTGGTCGGCATAGTAGTAACGATCAGGCTCTGCCGCGGCCAGCTCACGCGCCTTGCGAATCGCGCCATCAGAACCATCCGCCGGACTGGTCCAAATGACTTCCGCGCCGTAAGCCGCGAGATATTTTTTGCGCTCCGGTGAGACATTCGACGGCATGCAGAGCGTCACCGGAAAGTGCAGCGCAGCTCCCAGCATCGCGTAGGCGATGCCCGTATTGCCGCTGGTCGCGTCGAGCAATCCTTTACCGTTGCCGATCAGGCCACGCTTCATCGCATCGCTGACAATCGCCGAAGCGGCACGGTCCTTCACCGAACCACCAGGATTCGTCCACTCGGCCTTCCCAAGAATCTGGATGCCAGGCAGTTCTCCGGCCACCTCATCCAGACGCACCAATGGCGTATGGCCGATGCGTTCGAGAATCGTGGAGCCCAACGGTTTGATGGTTGTTAGCATCTTTCCTGTTCGTTATGCCGGTGTTGGATTGAAGCGCCGGTGCGAATATGCGACAGTTAACTTGAGTCTAAACGATGGCACTTATGGCAAAAAAGACCCCGACGCGCACCTTCAATGACGTTCTTTCCATCCTTGGCAGTCAGAGATTTGATGTGGCACCGGCGCAGGACGGTGCAAAGCGCACTCCCAACGCCTTCCAGGTGAGGAAGTTCGGCTGCGCGGCCGAGATCGCCGCCGCCCCGGATGGAACGCCGGAGATTCTGTCCCGGCCAGGAGTTCTGCTCAACGGCGAGATCGCCCGCCTGCTCGACCGCGGCTATCAGAAGTTCTTCAAGACCTCGAAGCTCGAGATCCCGGCCACCGCGGACCATCTGCGCTCCCTGCACGAGTTCAGCGAAGAGCTGAAGAAGGCGATGGGCGCTACCAATCTCTATAACGAATCGCTCGGCACGACCAGCGACCTCTATCAGTACGACCGGGTCAAGGGACGCGAATAGTCCCGCAATCTTTTATTTCTTCAACGCAGCCGGTTCTGCTCACGCTGAAGCTCGCGATAAGCTTCGCTCTTCCCCATGCCGCGTTCACGCGCAACCCGCTTGAGCGCGTCCTTCTCTGAAAGAGACTCCGCCTGCATCAATGCTGCCACCTCGGCAGCAATACTTCTCTGCTCGTGTGCCACCGCGCTGCTAACCTGCGGCTCGAACAATAGAACCATCTCGCCACGCACAGCTGGCCGCGATGCCAACTGTGCACGCAACTCCGCCACCGTTCCGCGAAGAAACTCCTCATGCAGCTTGGTCAGCTCACGCGCAATCACGACAGCCTGCTCTACGCCAAAGACCGTCTCCATATCGGCAAGCGTATCGACGATGCGATGCGGCGCCTCATAAAAAGCATGTGTCTCGACTGACACTCCCACTTGCGCCCGCAGTGCCTCAAGCGCCGTTCGCCGCTGCCCTTCCTTTGCCGGCAGAAAGCCATGAAAGGTGAACCGCTCCGTCGAAAGCCCGCTTGCGATCAGCGCATTGATCAGGGCATTCGCTCCAGGCACAGGAAATACCGGAACACCTGCGGCGATGGCAGCCGTGGCAATCTCATGCCCGGGATCAGCGATGCCCGGCGTCCCCGCATCCGAAACCACAGCTATCCGCGCTCCCTGCTTGAGCGCATGCACAAGCTCTTCTGCCCGCTGGCCCTCATTGTGCATGTGATAGCTGACTGTCGGCGTTGTAATGCCGAAGTGGTTCAGCAGCTTCTGCGTCTGGCGCGTATCCTCGCACGCAATGCGATCAACGGAACGCAGGACCCTGAGCGCGCGCAGCGTGATGTCCTCAAGATTGCCGATCGGCGTTGCAACCAGATAGAGCCCGGGAGCAAGCGGAACATCACCGGATCGATCACCAGGCATCGCGGTTAGTCCTCATGCTGCTGCGTCTGCTGCCGCAGACGGCGGCGAGCATTCAGCAATCCCATGGAGTGGGCCAGATTCTGCGGCGTAATAATGCCGACAATGCGGTCCCCTTCCAGAACCGGCACCAGTTGCGCTCCCTGGCCACCCATGATGCGACGCAATGTCTTCACCAGAGAATCATCTGGCTGGGCCGTCTGGAATGAGCGTGTCATCACGCCCTGCACATAGCCGTTACCTTCTGATTGCAGCGCCTCAACAATCCCCTGGCGTGAGACGGCACCCACAAGGTTCGCTCCACGCACAACAGGAAAGACATCCTGCAGCGTATGCACCGAGCGTTGCAGCGCCTCCTCCAGCGTGTCTGAAGCCGAAAGGGTGCTGAAGTTTGTCAGCATCACATCGCGCATGCGCACCGGATCGTTTTCATTCGACAGCAGCATGCTGGCGTCATCCATGTGCGCACCAATAAAGACAAAGCCGCCAAGCATGATCAGCCACATGTTGGGCAGAATGCATCCGGCGATAGCCAGCAGGATGCCGATGACCTGCCCCAGCCCCGCCGCCGCGCGCGTTCCCTTCAAAAGACCATGATTGCGCGCAAACTCTCCGCGAAAGATCCGACCGCCATCCAGCGGAGCAGCAGGCAGAAGATTGATCGCCGCCAGCAACACATTCACCCATACCAGCGCGCGGATCAGGTGCGCCGGCGTCATCCACGGCTTCTCCAGCAGGTTGATCTCTGGCGCAGTCGCAAGAATAATCGCGGCCAACAGAAACCCGAACACAAGGTTCGTCAGTGGACCAACGATGCCAAGCCGCTTGCCCACCTCTGGCGTTGCCGCCAGTTCGGTCGTCTCTGCTGTCGCATACTGCTGCAATCCACCTGTCGGCAGCAGCAGAATGCTGCGAAGCTCCAGCCCATACCAGGCTGCAGCAATTGCACGCGCAATCTCACGCACCACAACCGCCAGCAGAAGAATCGACCACAACACAAAGCCTCGGCTGCCCGACGATCCCGAGACCGAGGAGTAGCTGATCGCAAGCCCCAACAGCAACAAAAAAAACGTATGGATGCGAATCTCCACTCCAAACACTCTGCCAATCGAGAAGGACCATCCACGCATGACTATCATTGTATGCTCAGCGGTGGGGTGGCTAAGGCAGAGAAATGCGCGTTATCGCAGGAGAATACAGATCGCGGCCCTTATCGGCTCCGCGAGGCACGAAGACCAGGCCGACAAGCGACCGGTTGCGCGAGACGCTTTTCAACGTCATCGCTCCGCACATCGCAGGAGCGCACTTCGCCGACCTCTACGCCGGCTCCGGTGCCGTCGGTATCGAGGCCCTCAGCCGCGGCGCGCAGCGCGTGTGGTTCGCCGACAATGCTACACCGGCTATAAAAGCGATCCGAGAAAATCTGGCTGCATTGGAGATCAACGCACGATTCTCCATCGAAAACCGCGGAACCGCGGTCTTGCTGGATGCTCTTATCAAAAACGGCACGAAACTCGATCTGATCTTTCTCGATCCACCCTACGAATCCCACACCGAGTATGTGCGAACGCTAGGGTTTCTCGGCAGCGCAAAGGGGCGCCCATTGCTTGCCGAAGATGCGCGAGTCATCGCCGAACATCGCAGCAAAGATCCTCTTGAAGAACGCTATGGCGCCTTGCAACGTGTCCGCGTTCTAAAGCAGGGCGACGCCGCCCTCAGCTTCTATGCCCTCGCACCAGAAAGCGAGTCAGCCGGCTAGCCTTTCAACAAATTGCAGAGGCTAAGAGAATCCGCCGCCCTCATGTTGTCCCGTACGCAGGTCCAGCGCAAACGGAACATCTTTATCGGTGAGCATATTCCACCCCGTCCCCAGCAGCCGATCACCCTCGACGCCCGTAACGCGGACGCCCTCCCAGCTCAATCGCTGCGAACGCCATGCTTCGCCATCCGCTCCCCACGCAACAATGTGATGAAAGCCGACGAACAATAACAACCCCTGGTCCAGAAGTGCCCGTACCTCAACGACCGGCTTCAACGCGACATGCGCCGATCGCTGCGGATCGAGCGTATCGATGATGTACGCATATCCTCCCGCAACAGCGCATAGCGCATCAGGATGGGGACAGCTATATACATTCGTAGGCATCGAACGGTCCGTAAAGCCAAGCGCACACGTAGCCAGAAACACCCCTCCGACAGCAGGCCGAACCAGCAATTGCAGCGCGCCGCGGGCAAGTGCATCTTCCTCACCCGCAATCTGCTGCGGATACATAAACTGCCGCGCCGGCGCAATCAATGGAGACGCCTTCAACACCTCCACCTGCCAACTGTGTGGAAAAGCTTCAACCATGCGTCTTCGCCTTGATGTTGCGATTCACCCACGCCATCTGCTCATCCGTATCGGGCACCATGCAGCCACGCGCATTCGTCACCTGTGTCCACGCCGCCTCGTGCGTCACGCCTGACCGGATCAAAAGACTGGCAGCGACAACGCTTGAGCGTCCAATGCAGGCACGGCAATGAATCCCGATGCGCTTTCCCGCACCAAGTCGCCGCTCAAGCTCTGCAAGAAACGTTAGGAATTCCTCAGGATTTACCGGAACGCTGTGATCGCGAATCGCAAATCGTATAAACGCAATACCCACCTGATGCGCAGCATCCGCCTCCTGCTGCAATCCCAGCTTGGCCGCTTCCTCTGTCTCCAGCAGCGAGACAACAAGATCAATCCCTGCATCTCGCAGTGTAAGCATCTCGCGATCAAGTCCGTCTCCGCCTCCTGGCCGGGAGACGATGGCCAATTGTTGCGTTATCCAATAAACATAGGCGCTCCTGCTCATGATCGAGCCGCATCCAGCGCCTGCGCGATATCTTCCAGCAGGTCTTCAATGGCCTCACACCCCGCGCTCAGACGAATAAAGCCATCGGCAATCGCATCGCCTCCCCAGCGTGCACGCCGTTCTGCCGATGACGTAATCCCTCCAAAACTGGTTGCATCGGTCAGCAGCTTCGAGTGCGCCAGAAAGCTCTCCGCAGCCGCTTTATCGCGCAGCACAAAGCTGACAACAGGCCCAAAATACCGCATCTGCTGCTTCGCAACAGCATGCGCAGGATGCGTCGTAAGCCCCGGATAAAGCACCTGCTCGACCTCAGGCCGCGTCGTAAGAAACTCCGCGATCGCCTGGGCGTTCTCGCATGAACGCTCCAGCCGCAGCGGCAACGTTGCCATCGAACGCAGCGCGAGCCACGCCTCCATCGGCCCCAGAACGCCGCCCGTCAGCGTGCGCCACTGATCCAGCTTCTTCAACAGCTCAGCATCGCGCACTGCCACATGCCCCACCAGCAGATCGCTGTGCCCCGTCATCGCCTTCGTATCCGACGCAACAGAGATATCCGCGCCCAGCGCAAGCGGCTGCTGCCCAAGCGGAGTCGGCGTCGTGTTATCCACCGCAACCAACGCACCTGCACGGTGAGCCGCATCGGCAAGCGCGGCGATGTCGCAGACGTCCATCGTCGGATTGCTTGGCGTCTCGATCCACACGAGCCTCGCGCCCTCAAGTTGACCGGCCTGCCCGTTGTTGGCCGTCGGAGCATAGCGAAGCTGAACGCCCATCTTCGCAAAGTATTGCTGCGCCAGCACCCGGGCAGCATAGTACGAGCTCTCCGGAAGCACCACCACATCCCCCGGACGCAACACCGCACCAAACACCGCAGTCGTCGCTGCCATCCCCGAAGCAAAAACTAAAGCCGAAGCCGTGTAGCCCGAACCGGACTCCATCTGGGCAATCGCATCCTCCAGATGCGTCCACGTCGGGTTATGCGCCCGCGCATACGTATAAGGCACGCCAGCCGGGTCGCCGGGAGCATGATAGGGAGCAGCAAACACCGGCCCCGCATGAAGAGGCTCACCCGCAACCGCACGCGTCAGGCCCGAACGAACGATCTTTGTAGCATCGCGCATATTTACTGATTGTAAGTGTTAAAGATTCAGCGTCCGCTGAAGTGCTCCCACCCACCTGCCCGCAGCGCGCTACGCCTGCCATCACGCCCGATCAAGGTCACCTGCGGCAATCGACGATCAGCCCGCTGCACCGTGCCGATACGCGTGACAGGCACCCCTGCCATGCTTCGCGGTACACGAGCCGCAGCCGGAGCCGTAAACAGCAGCTCATAGTCCTCGCCACCATCCAGCGCAGCGCGCAGCGCCTCATCCTCTGCAAGACTACGCATCAGCGAATGCATCGGCAGCGCACCCGCATACACCTCCGCCCGCACCCCCGAAGACTCGCACAGATGAGCAAGATCGGTCGAAAGACCATCGCTCAGGTCAATACACGCCGTAGCCAGCCTGCGACGCATTAGCGCCGCTCCCACAGCAAGCCGAGGCTGCGGAAAAAAATGCGGATGCCCTTCCTGCTCCGGCACGCGCGCACGCCGGTTGCTCCTGAGCAACGAAGTCAACTCAACATGAGCCCCACCCAGCGAGCCTGTGACGTAGATCGCATCTCCAGCCCTCGCCGTGCTACGGCGCAACGCCCTGCCCTGCGGAACCGAACCCACCAGGACAATGTCCGCAAGAACAAACTCCCCTGGAGACTCCGAGGTATCCCCACCAGCCAGCGCCGTGTCATATCGCCCTGCCAGACTGCGTAGCCCCACGAAAAAGCCATCCAGCCATGCCCGCCCAGCCCGCGTACGAAGAAGCGTCTTCGGCAATGCCAGCGAAAGAAAAGCCGCAATCGGCTTCCCCCCCATCGCAGCAAGATCGCTTAGCCCACGCGCCAGGCAACGATGACCGACAGATTCTGCCGGATGCAGCTCACGCCGAAAGTGCCTACCCTCTATCGAAAAATCCGTCGTGACCAGCACCTCCTGTCCACGCGGAGGCCGCAGAATGGCGCAATCATCGCCAATCCCCAGCCGGACCGACCTGTTGCGCGCAGGGAAGCTGCGGCGAATCTGGTCGATCAGTTCAAGTTCGCCGGTGATCTTATGCGGAGTTCTCGCCATACCCTTGAACAGCAGCATAAACTTTTCCGCCGGCCCCAGCGTCTAGAACAGACAGATGCGAGACCAAACCGCAAACGGCCTAACCTCCACAAAATGTTTATTTTGTGATAAGTAGACCTCCAGCGGCCAGGGGTTTCACGGTTGCACGGTAACCTCCCCGTTTGTTACCCTCGCAGAGGAAGCCCAAGAGAGTCTGCAATTCTGAAATGACGATTGGTAAATTTCATTTGCCCGTCATGATTGTTGCGTGTGTCTCTCCGTGCCGTGCATCGCTGGCGGTCAAACTCGGGCCCAGGTCGTAGGTTGAAGCTTAAAAAGCGTTACTACATCATGTTTGTCAGCCGGGATGATGATGGCAACATCAGCAAGGTTCCCGTGCCGCTGCATTATGCGTACATCTTTGTCGCCGCTGCAGCCATCGGCATGTTCACCATCACCGGGCTGGCCGGATCGTACTCGCGGATGCTCATCAAGACCGCTCGCTTTAATCAGCTTCGCCAGGACCACAATGCTCTCCAGAAGGACTACGCGCATCTCGAAGAGGCAGCGCGCGAAAAAGATATTCAGGCCGCTTCCCTTGGCTCGCTGGCGAACGAAGTCTCCGCTCTGTACGGACTGACCGCCAGCAAACTGGCTATCCCCGTAGGCCGTCTGACTGGCAAATCGAGCAAGGCGCACGCCCAGGCCGTAGCCGAAGCCGTCGAGAACACCCCGCTTGCCGAAACAGCCAGCCTGACCGACGACAGCTACTACAAATCGGTCGACGCTTTCTATTCACTGCGCAATCAGGCACTGAACGGCACCGTGACTCGCACGTTGAACGGCCTGAACCGGCCCACCTTCGGCTCTGCCAGCATCTTCGGCGGCCTGTCGCTGGGAGAAGACGCCGCTGCGTACGCACCCAATCTCTGGCCCGTCATGGGCCCCATCACCAGCAGCTTCGGCCAGCGTGAAGATCCCGTTCTCGGCAACGGCGAGGGCGAGTTCCATAAAGGCCTGGACATCTCCGCCGCCAATGGCACACCCGTCCGCGCAACCGCCGACGGCGTTGTCAAGACCGCACAGATGGAGAACGGATACGGTCGCGCCGTCGTCCTCGATCACGGCCACGGCGTGGAAACACTCTACGGCCACATGTCCGGCTTTGCCGTCATGACCGGTCAAACCGTCGTTCGCGGACAGGTCATCGGCTATGTCGGACACAGCGGCCGCGTCACCGGCTCGCACCTCCACTACGAGGTACGCATCCGCAACACACCGGTCAACCCGCATAAATACCTGCGCGTCACGCTCGCCGAGCTCGGCTCCGAGGCCCCAACCCTGGCCGAATCTCCCGCCGGAGCAGCAACAAAGCCCACCGTAGCGGCAAAGTAGCCTCCACTACTCCCTGAAAACAAGGAAGGCCGCGCACATCTTGCGCGGCCTTCCTCTTTCGAATCCCGTTCCTACCGCCGCGCCACCCGCAGCACCTTCTTATTCCCATCATTCTTTGCCGGCTTCAGTCCCAGAATCCCGCAAACAAAGTCATACACATTCACATTCCTAAATGAAGCCAGCTTTACCCCAGGCTTAATATCCGGGCCTTCTGCAAAGAAGATCGCCTTCATCTCCGGCACACGCGCCGGATCATAGCCATGGCCGCCGAGGTTCTTGATCTCCTCCGTCTTGGCGTTTGCCTCCAGCGGATACAGCCCCATCGGCACCACCACCGGATCGCCCTCACGCGGATTCGCATTGAAGTCCAGCGGCTTCGGAACATCCTTCAACCGGTATACAGCAAACCGTGGATCGTTCAGCGCCTTCAGCCCGTTATAGATGCGCTGCTTCTCGGCCTCGTCCTTCGGATAGATATTCTGCCCCGCCGTCTTCGCATCTTTCAGGTCCACCAGCTTCGCGATGGAGATCCACTTGCGATCGGCAAACTTCACCATACCGTGATCGGCGACGACAATCATATCGACCGCCAGCCCCGTGGCTTTCAACCGGTCTTCCAGCTCTCCCATCAACGCGTCCAGATGATGCACCGCATCGCGACATTCGTCCGAGTCCGGTCCAAAATCATGTCCGGCGTGGTCCACGTTTGAGTAGTAAAGCGTAATCAGATGCGGACGTTCGGCCTCTGCCAGCGACAACCACGCGATAACCTGATCAATCCGCTTCTCATCGTCGAACTTGTCGTCAAACGGTACCCAGTAGCTCGGACGCTTCCCCGCAATCTTCGCATTCGAAGCCACCCAGAACATCGACGCCGAACGCATCTTGTTACGCTCCGCCAGCGACCACAGCGGAACACCGCCATACCAGTCACTGTTATCCGTAATTTTCGCGTCCTTGTAGTAGTACCGCGCATAATCATGGGCCGGATCGAGAAACTCGTTGTCCACAATCCCATGGTGCTCCGGGTAAAGTCCCGTCACCAATGTGTAGTGATTCGGAAAGGTGAGCGACGGATAACTCGGAATCATCCCCTCCGGCGCGCTCGCTCCCTCGTCTGCCATTTTCAGCAAATGCGGAGCGCCCCACTTCGTCGGATAATCCCACCGAAAACCATCCAGCGAGACCAGCACAACATAGTGCGCCTTCCGCGTCTTCGCCGAATTCAGCGCATTCTTCTCATGGACAACCGGCGCGAGATCTACCGCCGCAGCGCTCGCCGTCAGCGCCGCGAATGCCACACACAACTTCAGCCATCGCCTCATCATCGGCCTCGAATAATGGATAGATTCATCTGTTTCGCGGGCCCGGCAACTATTCTTTGTCATCCGGCACAAGAATCTGCAATGTCAACGGCTTCTCCAGCATACAATCCAGCTTCGCAATCGACTTGATCGCGCGCTCGATCGTATCGGTGGAACACGGCTCCGTCGTCACCACAAACGGCAGCCTGTGCTTCGGATAGCCGGGCCGCTGCAACAGCGAATCGATGTTCGCGCCCACCTTCGCCAGCGCCCCTGCAATCGACGAGACGATGCCCGGCTTGTCATCCACAACAAACCGCAGATAGTGCGGAGCCATAAACTCTCCCGTCACCTGCCGCTTGCGAACCGGATGCTCCGCCGCCTTTGCGCCCTGCGCCACCGCCAGCAGGTCCGAGACGACCGCCACTGCCGTAGGCTCGCCGCCCGCGCCATGGCCCGAGAACACCACATCGCCGCCATACTTGCCGCTGGTCACCACCATATTCTGCGTCCCATGCGACCACGCAATTGGAAAACTCAACGGCACCAGCATCGGAGCCACACGCGCCCGCACCAGCGAACCATCCACCTGCGCTCGCGAGACCTGGCGAATCGTGCAGTTCAACTCCTTCGCATAAACGAAGTCGATCGCCTCAACCGTCGAAATCGTCTGGGTCGTCACCTCATCCGGATTCAGGTCAGCCCCCAGCGCAATGCGCGAAAGAATGCAGAGCTTCGCGCGCGCATCGTAGCCATCCACATCCGCCGATGGATTCGCCTCCGCATAGCCTAGCTCCTGTGCGTCCTTCAGCACCGTGGCATACTCCGCACCACTCTCCATGCGGCTCAAAATATAGTTGCACGTGCCGTTCACAATCCCGCTCAGACGAACGATCCTGTCGCCGCCCAGGCCCTGCTTGATCCCCGGGATCACTGGAACGCCTCCGGCAACCGCCGCGCCGTACACCAGCTGAACGCCATGCTGCGCGGCCAGCTTCTTCAAACTCACGCCGCGATACGCAATCAACTGCTTGTTCGCCGTAACCACGTGCTTGCCTGACGACAATGCCTTCTTCAGCCAGCCCTCAATCGGATTCAGGCCGCCGATCAGCTCGATCACCACATCCACATTGGACTTCAGCACATCGTCGATGTTCTCTGTCCACACCGCGCCTGATGGAACGAACTTCGCCGCAGGTGACTCTTTCTTGCGCGCCACATTGCGGTTATAGATATGCGTCACGGCAACGTTCGGAAACTTCGATTCCGCCAGCACCTTCGCCACCGAGCTGCCCACCGTGCCGAAGCCCAGCAGAGCAACCTTCACTACGCCATCTTTCTTCTTCGCCGCAACCTTCTTTGTCGCCATCGTCCTCGCCTGTTCTTCGTCAGTAGTCCACACGCGCGGTATACCTGCGCCACGCATCAAAGCTGTCATTGCCACGCTCGGCCAGCAGACGCTCCTCAGGAATCGTCCGCGCGCCAATCTCCTTGCGCAGCTCTTCGTACAAAAACGCGTCGTCGAACCCTGCCGCCGCCGCATCGCCCGCCGTGGCGCTATAGAAAATCCCTTCCATACGCGACCAGTAGATCGCCGCCAGGCACATCGGACACGGCT is a genomic window containing:
- the thiL gene encoding thiamine-phosphate kinase → MLLFKGMARTPHKITGELELIDQIRRSFPARNRSVRLGIGDDCAILRPPRGQEVLVTTDFSIEGRHFRRELHPAESVGHRCLARGLSDLAAMGGKPIAAFLSLALPKTLLRTRAGRAWLDGFFVGLRSLAGRYDTALAGGDTSESPGEFVLADIVLVGSVPQGRALRRSTARAGDAIYVTGSLGGAHVELTSLLRSNRRARVPEQEGHPHFFPQPRLAVGAALMRRRLATACIDLSDGLSTDLAHLCESSGVRAEVYAGALPMHSLMRSLAEDEALRAALDGGEDYELLFTAPAAARVPRSMAGVPVTRIGTVQRADRRLPQVTLIGRDGRRSALRAGGWEHFSGR
- a CDS encoding cystathionine gamma-lyase, which gives rise to MRDATKIVRSGLTRAVAGEPLHAGPVFAAPYHAPGDPAGVPYTYARAHNPTWTHLEDAIAQMESGSGYTASALVFASGMAATTAVFGAVLRPGDVVVLPESSYYAARVLAQQYFAKMGVQLRYAPTANNGQAGQLEGARLVWIETPSNPTMDVCDIAALADAAHRAGALVAVDNTTPTPLGQQPLALGADISVASDTKAMTGHSDLLVGHVAVRDAELLKKLDQWRTLTGGVLGPMEAWLALRSMATLPLRLERSCENAQAIAEFLTTRPEVEQVLYPGLTTHPAHAVAKQQMRYFGPVVSFVLRDKAAAESFLAHSKLLTDATSFGGITSSAERRARWGGDAIADGFIRLSAGCEAIEDLLEDIAQALDAARS
- a CDS encoding alkaline phosphatase family protein, producing MMRRWLKLCVAFAALTASAAAVDLAPVVHEKNALNSAKTRKAHYVVLVSLDGFRWDYPTKWGAPHLLKMADEGASAPEGMIPSYPSLTFPNHYTLVTGLYPEHHGIVDNEFLDPAHDYARYYYKDAKITDNSDWYGGVPLWSLAERNKMRSASMFWVASNAKIAGKRPSYWVPFDDKFDDEKRIDQVIAWLSLAEAERPHLITLYYSNVDHAGHDFGPDSDECRDAVHHLDALMGELEDRLKATGLAVDMIVVADHGMVKFADRKWISIAKLVDLKDAKTAGQNIYPKDEAEKQRIYNGLKALNDPRFAVYRLKDVPKPLDFNANPREGDPVVVPMGLYPLEANAKTEEIKNLGGHGYDPARVPEMKAIFFAEGPDIKPGVKLASFRNVNVYDFVCGILGLKPAKNDGNKKVLRVARR
- a CDS encoding homoserine dehydrogenase, giving the protein MATKKVAAKKKDGVVKVALLGFGTVGSSVAKVLAESKFPNVAVTHIYNRNVARKKESPAAKFVPSGAVWTENIDDVLKSNVDVVIELIGGLNPIEGWLKKALSSGKHVVTANKQLIAYRGVSLKKLAAQHGVQLVYGAAVAGGVPVIPGIKQGLGGDRIVRLSGIVNGTCNYILSRMESGAEYATVLKDAQELGYAEANPSADVDGYDARAKLCILSRIALGADLNPDEVTTQTISTVEAIDFVYAKELNCTIRQVSRAQVDGSLVRARVAPMLVPLSFPIAWSHGTQNMVVTSGKYGGDVVFSGHGAGGEPTAVAVVSDLLAVAQGAKAAEHPVRKRQVTGEFMAPHYLRFVVDDKPGIVSSIAGALAKVGANIDSLLQRPGYPKHRLPFVVTTEPCSTDTIERAIKSIAKLDCMLEKPLTLQILVPDDKE
- a CDS encoding M23 family metallopeptidase; the protein is MFVSRDDDGNISKVPVPLHYAYIFVAAAAIGMFTITGLAGSYSRMLIKTARFNQLRQDHNALQKDYAHLEEAAREKDIQAASLGSLANEVSALYGLTASKLAIPVGRLTGKSSKAHAQAVAEAVENTPLAETASLTDDSYYKSVDAFYSLRNQALNGTVTRTLNGLNRPTFGSASIFGGLSLGEDAAAYAPNLWPVMGPITSSFGQREDPVLGNGEGEFHKGLDISAANGTPVRATADGVVKTAQMENGYGRAVVLDHGHGVETLYGHMSGFAVMTGQTVVRGQVIGYVGHSGRVTGSHLHYEVRIRNTPVNPHKYLRVTLAELGSEAPTLAESPAGAATKPTVAAK